The window CAAGCTGAACCCTGAAAATAATAGTTGGGAAGTTTGTGAATAGCTAACCTATTCATCACATTTTGGACTTTTACAAATTTTGCACATCTCATTGCATATCTCAGAAATTTGATTGATGGAATAATCTTGGATTTTAAAATAAGTACTCCATTAATAAATGCCTGAAAGATGGGTTACTCACTAGAATGGATATTAATTAGTCATCAGAAGTGTTAAAAATACTCAAAATAAGTGTTTATGTTCCAAGATTTCCATCACCCATTGATATGGGATGTAATCTTTAAAAATAGGTCACCATCTTTCCGCTTTTATCCGCACTTTTGGAGAAAACGTTTCAAATACATGTTGTTAAATCATAAGGTGCAAGTGTAGTCCACTACCTGCAGTCTTTgtggtcatttgggtttttgtaGTGGTCATATCTTTTATATTTTGAGGGGGTTACTTTATGCCTCATTGCGTTGAGTCTTTCAGACAGCTCATCCATGCGGATACTTCCATATGTTTCTTCAGTAATCCATGAAATGGCTGTTAGACAGACCCTGACCTCGTGCTCCTTATCCGTCCTCATCCGCAGCCATTGTCAGTGTAGTTCACGTTTATTCTGCACACTAACTTACAAGATTTTAAAGCTCTCACATGCTTCTGGTCAGTCACGTCATTATTTCAATTTGCTTTGTGGCTAAATGCAGATCACATGGCTCTAATGTCCGTtcgtgtgcgtgcatgtgtgcgttGTGGGAAAACATATTAAATCTACCAGATAATCAACGTATTTCGGGTTCGTGGgaaataaaagaacaaaagcTTCTAAATGACTTCTAAATGACTTCTTTATGCATTTTTgtttattgtaaatattttgacaCGGTCACAAAAGACGCCAGCAAAGACCCTTCCATCTCTGAGCCAATAGCATCGGGGCAGGTTTAAAGGCGTCGAGGGCACGCGGTGGCTCCTCACTTCCTGGTTGAAGATGGCGGATGAGAATGAGACAGCACCGTTGCCGGAGAAAGAAGATGTAGAGGACCACGGACACTGTAGCGACTGTGAAAATGAAGATCACCACTTTGACGATGGGTAAGAAGGCAGTATTCACTCGTGCAGACTCGTAAAATGAGCCACACTGCCTCCCGGTTTACCAAAGTAAATGCTAACCGAAGCCGAGGACGAGGACTTGAAGACGGACAGCTATCGTTGGTGGTTGGCCAGCCCACTTGGTTCCCTCCTATTGGCTGAGAACGGTGTCTGCTCTCCAGTTctttgctctgattggctgagactGAGTCCCGTTTCGTCACGTAGGCGGGATTTAGGATCGAATCCTAAAGCTATCTTAGCAAGGCGTAGCTGGGGGATAGAAGGAAAAATCTAAGTGGGCTTTAAAAGCGAGCCGTGTATCAAAAAACATCATTTTCTGCCACTCGTAgaacttaaagaaataaactacGTTTGTGTGAGGTTGGCAGATTGATAAAACCCATCAGCATTCCGTTACTGACTGTATTTAGCTGATCAACTCCAGCTGACATTTAGCGAGTTAGCTTCCATGCTAACTTAGCTGTCAAACCCCTTTTGTCCGAGTGTGGATACGGTGCCAAATCAAAAgtgaaagaagctaaaaaagcaTGCTGTTTCACATGCATATTGCAAATTATGTTACCCTCTTTTGTCCTTGTCGATCAAAGGGTGTTGGGAGCTTTTCGCTCCCCCCTCTAATCACAGAAATAAGTAAGATCCAGAAGCAGCCTAGCTCTGAGGGGGTCTTACTGAAAATAGGCTTTGATGGAAATCCTGCTTTGCTTGGCATTTGCCTCACATGAAAGGAAACTCAAGCGTGCTAATATTGGGGCCTATCCTCACAGCGAGGAAAGAGAGGGCTACTGTAAGGCTGTGGTCCCCATCTTCAGTCTGTCTTTCCACTTGTAAACccttttttatatttcataGATTTGTAAAAGCGAGTTGCCAGAGACGATCCTCCTATTTTAAACTCATGAATTTCAGAGGTTCGTTGAGGCTGGAATTGGTGAAAATGGCTATTTTCTATAAATGTGTTGGATGTAATGGCACTACCATTGTTAGGGGAATGTGATGACCCTGTTAAATGCTGTGAAGCAAATCACTCTTTTCCCTAGCAGCACATGCAATGCCCCTTCACCCAACACAGGAACAAAGAGTGGATCTGACTGTTAGCTGCTCTACTCGTTGACGTGGAAGCCTGGAGAACAAGCTATTGAATGTTTTGTTGTCCATTGTCCCAGTCACTCACTGACCTCTTGTACATGCATATGTACACAAGCATATATGCCACATGCTCTTCTTCCAGAGGTCATGTGAATCCCCATCGGCAATGGGGTTGCACATGCAGCGCAGTGCTTGGCCTCTCTCCCCTCTCGGACACTAATGAGATTATCCTCTGTAAGTATGCTGTCATTCTCAAGATATATGGGAGGAGGCGTGTGGCTTCTAGGGTTTggacttcttaaaaaaaaaaaaaaaaggtttgtcaAACAGAGAGTCTATGACAAGCTTTGAATCCGTTCAGTCCTGTGTGCCTTTGCACCCGATACTGGCAAACTCTATACGTACTCTGTAGACGAAGACAAAGATCTTGTGTTCCTAGCACACTGCATTTTATCTGTTCtaccagtttttgtttttgagacTTCATTGGTTTGCATTTAGTTGAGGAACAAGTTTGGTTGTTTCCTCACCTGCTCAAGAGCCACAGGAGGCACTGTCCCTTTTAAATGAACAGCTGTTGCAGTCCGTCTAGTATCAAGGATTCATGTGCACGGTGCTTAAATGATAAGACTGTGGGCAAATCACAAGCTTAGAAAGTTTTCCTTTTATGTATTTTCCTCCTTTAAAATTTACAAGCGGAAACACTTGTAATCTTCTAATTCGATCACGGTGGTTTTGTTTCTAAAATAAAATCCTGTCAACACACCGAAGGAAATTGTATAACGAGCTGGGATGTTAGTTTGAAAATCTAATTCTGTCTCGTTCCAGCGACCACGGTCTGGGTGACGACACTGGcgccaagaagaagaaaaagaagcagaagaagaagaagaaaacaactgGTGCCACAGAACCAGCTCAGGACCCGCTTGCCAAGGCATGAATTAATtcaattctgattctgaacaaatTTTAACACGAAAGGTCAGAAAATGAAAGCAAAAGATGGTAAAAATCAGTGcagttttcatttaatttaccaAGGGAACAGTTGATTGAATTACTGCAGAGTGGATTGAAAAGCATCATCTGTTTGTTGACCCTCAGATGGAGCTCATTTGATGTGGACTGTGTTGTTTGCTGTTGTCTTTAATTCGTTACAACTTCTCACACAGGTGAATTCGTTGCCAGCTGATAAGCTACAGGAGATCCAAAAGGCAATTGAACTGTTTTCTGTTGGCCAAGGTCCTGCCAAAACCATGGAGGAGGCGAGTCGGAGGAGTTACCAGTTCTGGGACACGCAGCCTGTGCCCAAGCTAGGTGTGACGCATGTCGTGGCTAtcagttcttcttctctgaAACTTAGACTCCACAGACCAGTGCCGTGCACAGCAGATATGCGCTTCTTGACATATGCTTTTGTTTACTGAAGGGGAGACGGTGACATCGCATGGCTCGATTGAACCTGACAAAGACCAGATTCGAGAGGAGCCCTACAGCCTCCCGCAGGGCTTCAGCTGGGACACCCTCGACCTGGGGGACTCTGCCGTGGTAAGAATCATACTGGCGGCAGGTTTTCAAGAAATAAATCAGTAGCAAGGTCATTGTGCCAATCTAAAGGAGACTTTTGTTGCCATCCTATTGGTTGTGATTGTTTTGTAACAATTAGAACGGAGGAAATGCTTTGATCTCCTCTTATTCTGAAACGTTTCatgaaattaacattttattggcATGTCTGTTGATGTGTCAAAGTATTTAAAGTAGTAGCTGAAGAATAATTTGCATGCAGTGATGCAGAATAGACTGGATATGAAATGCAGATTACTGTCTATGTTGATGCTTAAATCATTTTACATCTTGTGGGTTTATGACTTTTTCAGGTCATGATTTTGTCTCTCATACTTTTTTCTTCCCCCCCtttttaaaccaaaataaaCCAGCTCAAGGAGCTTTACACTCTTCTCAATGAAAACTATGTGGAAGACGATGACAACATGTTCAGATTTGACTATTCTCCGGAGTTCCTGCTCTGGTAATTCTACAGATCTTTAAGAATTCAGTTTTATACCATGAGATGATGTTTAATTTCAAGGATCAGTGTTGTAAAGTCTCTGTAAAAGCATTCGTTTTGATGTAAAGTATCGGTCTGTTGCATTTGACTGACTCTTTTCTTCTCCAGGGCCCTGCGGCCTCCTGGCTGGTTGCCTCAGTGGCACTGCGGAGTGAGGGTCAACTCCAACCAGAAGCTGGTGGGGTTCATCAGCGCCATCCCAGCCAACATCCGCATCTACGACATGTAAGTTTACACAGAAGCGTCGAGTTCATAAGCATCTAAATATCTGGAATTATCTCAgtctttggttttattttaaaaatgcacAATGTGGAAATGCAAACAAAGTCTTTTCATTGTTCATTTTGCGTTTTTAGAGACAAGAAAATGGTTGAGATCAATTTCCTCTGCGTCCACAAAAAGCTTCGCGCCAAGCGAGTGGCTCCGGTTCTGATCAGGGAGATCACCAGACGGGTCAACCTTCAGGGCATCTTCCAGGCCGTGTACACGGCCGGTGTGGTGCTGCCCAAGCCTGTGGGCACATGCAGGTTTGTCCAACAAAGAGAcgctctttctctttttcttgtcccagaacggtttaggcccaaaatacatctgtgacatgttcagagaatataaacttggcagagctcttagatccaaggactcaggtcagctggtccagtccagagtccagactaaacatggagaagcagcatttagctgttatgctgcaaacaagtggaacaaactgccagtggagattaaactttcactaaatgtagacatttttaaatccaggttaaaaacatttctgttctcatgtgtctatgcatgaaatctgcacgctatctttgaacttatctggactgttacttgtttttaaattcatttaaatgattttatttgtttatctcaatgcttttactttatgtgaaacactttgaattgttttgtacatgaaatatgctacacaaataaatttgatttgtgtTCCAAGCCTTGCGTTCATTTTATTATGTTTCGCTTTCGCAGGTACTGGCATCGCTCTTTGAACCCACGGAAACTAATCGAAGTGAAGTTCTCCCACTTGAGCAGGAACATGACTATGCAGCGCACCATGAAGTTGTACCGCTTGCCTGAGGTCGGTGGAAACGGACACAAATTTGCGGTCGCTTCACAGCATGACGTCGTCTTTCATCGTGTCATTAACCGCCTCCTTTCCGTCTTCTCTTCTTCAGGCTCCAAAGACTCCCGGTCTGCGAGTAATGACCAAGAAAGATGTGCCGGTGGTGCATCGCCTTCTCCACGAGTACCTGAGTCAGTTCAACCTGG is drawn from Odontesthes bonariensis isolate fOdoBon6 chromosome 21, fOdoBon6.hap1, whole genome shotgun sequence and contains these coding sequences:
- the LOC142372045 gene encoding glycylpeptide N-tetradecanoyltransferase 1-like; this encodes MADENETAPLPEKEDVEDHGHCSDCENEDHHFDDGDHGLGDDTGAKKKKKKQKKKKKTTGATEPAQDPLAKVNSLPADKLQEIQKAIELFSVGQGPAKTMEEASRRSYQFWDTQPVPKLGETVTSHGSIEPDKDQIREEPYSLPQGFSWDTLDLGDSAVLKELYTLLNENYVEDDDNMFRFDYSPEFLLWALRPPGWLPQWHCGVRVNSNQKLVGFISAIPANIRIYDIDKKMVEINFLCVHKKLRAKRVAPVLIREITRRVNLQGIFQAVYTAGVVLPKPVGTCRYWHRSLNPRKLIEVKFSHLSRNMTMQRTMKLYRLPEAPKTPGLRVMTKKDVPVVHRLLHEYLSQFNLVPVMNPEEVEHWLLPQENIIDTYLVENDGKVTDFLSFYTLPSTIMNHPVHRSLKAAYSFYNVHTTTPLLDLMSDALILAKSKGFDVFNALDLMENKNFLEKLKFGIGDGNLQYYLYNWKCPSMGSEKVGLVLQ